A genomic region of Candidatus Rokuibacteriota bacterium contains the following coding sequences:
- a CDS encoding Rrf2 family transcriptional regulator: MRFFSQESFYGMAVMVALARHEPARPAGIEEIASARNLPRSFVAKILQKLVRGGLVNSSRGRQRGYTLAVPAERITVRDILEVTEGADFFHRCMFRRRCGDEPTCFLHGIGAAIRADLEVRLKGLILADLARGEDLQGAVR, from the coding sequence ATGAGATTCTTCTCGCAGGAGAGCTTCTATGGGATGGCGGTGATGGTCGCCCTGGCCCGTCACGAGCCGGCGCGCCCGGCGGGGATCGAGGAGATCGCCAGCGCCCGGAATCTCCCCCGGAGCTTCGTCGCCAAGATCCTCCAGAAGCTCGTCCGCGGGGGCCTCGTGAACTCCTCCCGAGGCCGCCAGCGCGGCTACACCCTGGCGGTTCCTGCCGAGCGGATCACGGTCAGGGACATCCTGGAGGTCACTGAGGGAGCCGACTTCTTCCACCGTTGCATGTTCCGCAGGCGCTGCGGCGATGAGCCCACCTGCTTCCTTCACGGGATCGGCGCGGCCATCCGGGCCGACCTCGAGGTGAGGCTCAAGGGCCTGATCCTCGCCGATCTGGCTCGCGGCGAGGATCTCCAGGGGGCCGTCCGATGA